One Mycolicibacterium fortuitum subsp. fortuitum genomic window carries:
- a CDS encoding GlxA family transcriptional regulator: MKIAIYAFNGITLFHLSVPQMVFGEVRRQGLADWQTVLFSDSAGAIDTAEGQALDGVCGLADADDAQVVVVPSWFSDWRPVTKSLRDALIRARARGAVIVGLCFGTLPVADTGILDGRTATTHWLALDHLAVRRPQVQFDGSVLYVDHGDVLTSAGTAAGIDACLHLLRSRLGAEAANTVARFLVVAPHRDGGQAQYVERPLPTVPQGDPVAATLDWALHNLDRPLTVDELATHAHVSRRTFVRLFREATGATPASWVRARRLDDARRLLEQTDLPIDQIAHKSGFGSAVTMRQNFALAFSTSPTSYRRGFQGRVDR; this comes from the coding sequence GTGAAGATCGCGATCTACGCCTTCAACGGGATCACGTTGTTCCACCTGTCCGTGCCGCAGATGGTCTTTGGAGAAGTACGTCGCCAGGGACTTGCGGACTGGCAGACGGTGCTGTTCTCGGATTCTGCCGGCGCCATCGACACCGCCGAGGGGCAGGCGCTGGATGGAGTGTGCGGGCTGGCCGACGCAGACGACGCTCAGGTGGTAGTCGTCCCATCCTGGTTCTCTGACTGGCGGCCTGTCACGAAGTCGCTTCGCGACGCCCTCATCCGGGCGCGCGCCAGAGGCGCTGTGATCGTTGGCCTGTGCTTCGGCACGCTGCCCGTAGCCGACACCGGAATTTTGGATGGCAGAACCGCCACGACCCACTGGTTGGCGCTCGACCATCTGGCCGTCAGGCGGCCACAGGTGCAGTTCGATGGGTCGGTCCTCTATGTAGATCACGGTGACGTGCTCACCTCAGCAGGAACTGCTGCCGGGATCGACGCGTGCCTGCATCTGCTTCGTAGTCGCTTGGGGGCCGAGGCCGCTAACACCGTGGCACGATTCCTGGTCGTGGCTCCGCACCGCGACGGCGGCCAGGCTCAGTACGTGGAGCGTCCGTTACCCACTGTGCCGCAGGGTGATCCGGTTGCCGCGACGTTGGATTGGGCGCTGCACAACCTCGACCGTCCACTCACCGTTGACGAGCTGGCGACGCATGCCCACGTGAGTCGCCGGACGTTCGTCCGACTGTTCCGCGAGGCCACGGGAGCTACTCCTGCCTCGTGGGTGCGGGCTCGGCGTCTCGACGACGCTCGTCGGTTGTTGGAGCAGACCGACCTGCCGATAGACCAGATCGCCCACAAAAGCGGCTTCGGCAGCGCGGTCACCATGCGCCAAAACTTCGCCCTGGCATTCTCCACCTCCCCGACAAGCTATCGGCGAGGCTTCCAAGGCCGAGTCGACAGATAG
- a CDS encoding alpha/beta fold hydrolase: MTDVVTAVGAAHTPNLTIKVDDERFAYRRVGDPSATVPPLVLLQHFRGNLDYWDPALLDVLAADREVITVDLRGVGGSTGTTPDNVTDMARDALRFIDALGLTSIDLLGFSLGGHIAQEIALVRPRLPRRLVLAGTAPQGAPDLHRWSEDVYTYACADEITAEGFIALFFSGSDESVQRGWEYLARTHARDTDRDPETTLACRDAQYQALMTWGIPESSKLERLSAIAQPTLVANGDNDTMMSTKNSYLLDEKIRGAQLRIYPDAGHGFLDQYPVEFGQHIRQFLGR; encoded by the coding sequence ATGACGGACGTCGTGACCGCGGTGGGCGCCGCACACACACCCAATCTCACCATCAAGGTCGATGATGAACGGTTCGCCTACCGGCGTGTCGGTGACCCATCGGCCACGGTGCCCCCATTGGTGCTGCTCCAGCACTTCCGCGGCAACCTTGACTACTGGGATCCGGCATTGCTCGACGTTCTGGCGGCCGACCGCGAGGTGATCACCGTCGACCTGCGCGGTGTCGGTGGCTCCACCGGGACCACCCCCGACAACGTCACGGACATGGCGCGTGATGCCCTGCGGTTCATCGATGCCCTGGGACTCACGTCCATTGATCTGCTGGGATTTTCACTCGGCGGCCATATCGCCCAGGAGATCGCGCTGGTGCGTCCGCGACTGCCGCGTCGGCTGGTGCTTGCCGGCACGGCGCCGCAAGGTGCTCCCGATCTGCACCGTTGGTCCGAGGATGTCTACACCTACGCCTGTGCCGACGAGATCACCGCCGAGGGATTCATCGCCCTGTTCTTCTCCGGCTCCGACGAGAGCGTCCAGCGCGGTTGGGAGTACCTGGCCCGCACCCATGCCCGCGACACCGACCGTGACCCCGAGACCACTCTGGCTTGTCGTGACGCGCAGTACCAGGCCTTGATGACCTGGGGTATCCCGGAATCGTCGAAACTGGAACGTCTTTCGGCCATCGCTCAACCGACGCTTGTCGCCAACGGTGACAACGACACCATGATGTCCACCAAGAACAGCTACCTGCTGGACGAGAAGATTCGGGGGGCCCAATTGCGAATCTATCCCGATGCGGGCCACGGTTTTCTCGACCAGTACCCGGTCGAGTTCGGTCAGCACATCCGCCAATTCCTCGGTCGCTAA
- a CDS encoding IS3 family transposase (programmed frameshift), with the protein MASNKRRRHTPDQIIRKLAEGNKLLGTGQELAEVCRHLEVTESTWHRWVAQYGGMKANDAKRLKELEAENARLKKLVANQALDIDMLKEIFGGKLLTPNRKRSAVAALRERFGVSERRACTVVGLHRSTMRLIPAPITTEETELRAWLRRFSTDRPRWGWRRAAKMARRAGWKANNKRIRRLWRDEGLRVPQRRRRKRLTGIGVAVGAMSPIRPNVIWAMDFQFDTTADGRTLKMLNVIDEFTRQALAIEVDRSINADGVVAVLDRLALLHGAPHYVRFDNGPEFVAHAVADWCRFNSAGSLFIDPGSPWQNAWIESLNGRLRDELLNSWRFDSLLEARVIIEDWRIDYNANRPHSAHGELTPAEFALQWTTTHQPQVA; encoded by the exons ATGGCATCGAACAAGCGCCGGCGGCATACGCCGGACCAGATCATCCGCAAGCTGGCCGAGGGCAACAAGCTGCTCGGGACCGGCCAGGAACTTGCGGAGGTGTGCCGGCACTTGGAGGTCACCGAGTCGACGTGGCATCGCTGGGTGGCCCAGTACGGCGGCATGAAGGCCAACGACGCCAAGCGACTCAAGGAGCTCGAGGCCGAGAACGCCCGGCTCAAGAAGTTGGTCGCCAACCAGGCCCTCGACATCGACATGCTCAAAGAGATCT TCGGCGGGAAACTTCTGACCCCGAACCGCAAACGCAGCGCTGTGGCGGCGCTGCGTGAGCGGTTCGGGGTGTCCGAACGCCGCGCGTGCACGGTAGTAGGTCTGCACCGCTCGACGATGCGGTTGATACCGGCCCCGATCACCACCGAGGAGACCGAGCTACGTGCCTGGCTGCGCCGGTTCTCCACAGACCGGCCTCGCTGGGGATGGCGGCGGGCAGCCAAGATGGCACGGCGAGCCGGCTGGAAGGCCAACAACAAACGCATCCGCCGCCTGTGGCGGGATGAGGGCCTGCGGGTCCCGCAACGACGCCGCAGGAAGCGCCTGACCGGCATCGGCGTCGCCGTGGGGGCGATGTCCCCGATCCGCCCGAACGTCATCTGGGCGATGGACTTTCAGTTCGACACCACCGCCGACGGGCGCACCCTCAAGATGCTCAACGTGATCGACGAGTTCACCCGCCAAGCCCTGGCGATCGAGGTTGATCGCTCCATCAACGCCGACGGCGTCGTCGCCGTGCTGGATCGGTTGGCCCTCCTCCATGGGGCGCCGCACTACGTGCGCTTCGACAACGGCCCAGAATTCGTGGCCCACGCCGTGGCCGACTGGTGTCGATTCAATAGTGCTGGTTCACTTTTCATCGATCCCGGCTCGCCCTGGCAGAACGCCTGGATCGAATCGTTAAACGGCCGCCTGCGCGATGAACTGCTCAACTCATGGCGCTTCGACTCACTATTGGAAGCCCGGGTGATCATCGAAGACTGGAGGATCGACTACAACGCCAACCGACCCCACTCCGCCCACGGCGAACTCACCCCAGCCGAGTTCGCTCTACAGTGGACCACGACCCACCAACCCCAAGTCGCATAA
- a CDS encoding transposase, which translates to MLTRTDGQILTSLPGVASIRAAAFASHSLPIERFPDAEHLYSATGLAPALYQSATLNRRGRISRQGLAEHRDALMGIAWGLSQSSPSFAERNAELRARGMTPMQARVALARHACRLAYRLLRTQQPFDEQRYRQGRLGRER; encoded by the coding sequence TTGCTCACCCGAACTGACGGCCAAATTCTGACCAGTCTTCCCGGCGTCGCCTCGATTCGTGCAGCAGCCTTCGCCTCGCACAGTCTGCCGATCGAGCGGTTCCCCGATGCCGAACATCTCTACTCGGCAACGGGTTTGGCGCCCGCGCTCTACCAATCGGCCACCTTGAATCGTCGTGGACGCATCTCACGCCAGGGATTGGCCGAGCATCGTGACGCCCTGATGGGGATCGCCTGGGGACTGTCGCAGAGTTCGCCATCGTTCGCCGAACGCAATGCTGAACTACGCGCCCGGGGCATGACCCCGATGCAGGCCCGCGTGGCGCTGGCCCGCCATGCGTGTCGACTGGCGTATCGACTGCTTCGGACTCAACAACCATTCGATGAACAGCGTTATCGTCAAGGAAGGCTCGGTCGCGAGCGGTGA
- a CDS encoding ATP-binding protein encodes MIIGRSTELSSVTDTLAAVATSGAALVVDGEAGIGKSTLLSAVADWAVANGYSRLGCSGLQSQSEVGFAGIHELIHPVLDHTPALPPRQRTALLTAFGLAEGPTPDRLMVSLAVLGLLEEAASRRRIILIIDDVQWLDQSSLEILAFVARRLSNAPLMMLCAERTGLDGATAYLDGLPRLSLGPLAPAHARQLLSTAARHADTLLQQRVLEQAGGNPLAVIELSGALGERGSNATFSGEPLPTTRRVERAFLAQLDDLTDNGRLLLLLISASDGQPRDIDVAAGLLGLVLTDEMVPLERAGLIRAGSDRIHVRHPLIRSTVYGAAPLSTRTVVHQALADATVDLVRAAWHRAEATFGTDEQVATALEGAARHAHARGAGAESAAALRRAAVLSPEPSARVRRLTEAAEIARSSGLTAEAISILGEAENLSANHCSTEQLAITRFVLNATAAISGQSATELVALAGKFNDGDATQRRLLWAAAIECRMHGLADEPRRDIVAALSRLDHGADDPAVCMAMALLDDTGAGQALRTRLSRFVNEVTDDPLLLMALGFTAEAVADRTHAMQCWKLVQSRSRTSGSAADECESQRGASQLLLQEGRIQAAAIAAENALRLAQDIKLPMTAASAAATLARVQVWQGRFDQAHETVATARRLLAPDPTILWHDDAHWAAGLLSLCTADPAEALGHLLKMTGHRTSQRWAVADLAEAAAGSDRAELVRPLLADIEDQARQLGTGLELMLAHRAHALLAQTDDEAQDHFLAALAAGDDADAELETARTHLAYGQWLRRQRRITEARTHLSSALAAFDAAGAAPFADRAAAELRAAGVATPAGTPRQDPASSLTSQELQIAQLAAAGLTNREIADRIYVSHRTVAAHLYKMFPKLGITNRNQLHTVLGQQQ; translated from the coding sequence GTGATAATCGGTCGGTCAACCGAGTTGTCGAGCGTCACCGACACGCTCGCCGCGGTCGCTACCAGTGGCGCAGCGCTGGTCGTCGACGGTGAGGCCGGCATCGGCAAGTCGACCTTGTTATCGGCAGTCGCCGACTGGGCGGTGGCCAACGGCTACAGCAGGCTTGGCTGTTCGGGTCTGCAGAGCCAGAGCGAAGTGGGTTTCGCCGGGATCCACGAACTCATCCACCCGGTGCTCGACCACACCCCCGCATTGCCACCGCGCCAGCGCACGGCCCTGCTGACGGCCTTTGGCCTGGCCGAAGGCCCGACACCAGATCGGCTGATGGTCAGCCTGGCAGTACTCGGGCTGCTGGAAGAAGCGGCGAGCCGGCGGCGAATCATCCTGATCATCGATGACGTCCAGTGGCTGGACCAGTCATCACTGGAGATCCTGGCGTTCGTGGCGCGCCGGCTCAGTAATGCACCGCTGATGATGTTGTGCGCCGAACGTACGGGGCTCGACGGCGCCACCGCATATCTGGACGGCCTGCCTCGATTGTCACTGGGTCCATTGGCTCCCGCACATGCCCGTCAACTGTTGAGCACCGCCGCCCGGCACGCCGATACCCTGCTCCAACAACGGGTACTCGAGCAGGCAGGCGGCAACCCGCTCGCAGTCATCGAACTGTCCGGCGCCCTGGGCGAGCGCGGCAGCAACGCCACCTTCTCCGGTGAGCCGTTGCCCACGACCCGCCGGGTCGAGCGGGCTTTCCTGGCCCAACTCGACGACCTGACCGACAACGGCCGCCTACTGCTGCTACTGATCTCGGCCAGTGATGGCCAGCCGCGTGACATCGACGTCGCAGCTGGTCTTCTGGGCTTGGTACTCACCGATGAAATGGTCCCGCTGGAGCGGGCGGGCTTGATCAGGGCGGGCAGCGACCGCATCCACGTCCGCCATCCGTTGATCCGGTCGACGGTCTATGGCGCGGCTCCGTTGTCCACGAGGACAGTCGTCCACCAGGCACTCGCCGACGCGACGGTGGACCTGGTCCGCGCGGCATGGCACCGCGCGGAAGCCACCTTCGGCACCGATGAGCAAGTTGCCACTGCCTTGGAGGGCGCCGCGCGGCACGCCCATGCGCGCGGCGCAGGCGCCGAATCCGCCGCGGCCCTGCGTCGGGCGGCCGTGCTGTCGCCGGAGCCGTCGGCCCGGGTGCGCCGCTTGACCGAAGCAGCCGAGATCGCCCGGAGCTCTGGACTGACCGCCGAGGCCATCAGCATCCTCGGCGAAGCCGAGAATTTGAGCGCCAATCATTGCAGCACAGAGCAATTGGCCATCACCCGATTCGTCCTGAATGCCACGGCCGCGATATCAGGCCAGTCGGCTACCGAACTCGTGGCGCTCGCCGGCAAGTTCAACGACGGCGACGCCACACAGCGTCGGTTGCTGTGGGCTGCAGCCATCGAGTGCCGCATGCACGGCCTCGCCGACGAGCCCCGTCGCGATATCGTCGCGGCCCTCAGCCGCCTCGATCACGGCGCGGACGATCCGGCGGTGTGCATGGCAATGGCGTTGCTGGACGACACCGGCGCGGGTCAGGCCCTACGCACCCGTCTGTCCCGGTTCGTAAACGAGGTTACCGACGACCCCCTGTTGTTGATGGCCCTCGGGTTCACCGCCGAGGCGGTCGCCGACCGCACGCATGCCATGCAGTGCTGGAAGCTGGTACAGAGCAGGTCCAGAACCTCAGGGTCCGCTGCCGACGAATGCGAGAGTCAGCGCGGTGCGTCGCAACTGCTGTTGCAAGAGGGCCGAATCCAGGCCGCGGCCATCGCGGCCGAGAATGCGCTGCGGCTGGCTCAGGACATCAAGCTGCCGATGACCGCGGCCTCGGCGGCGGCCACCCTGGCCCGGGTGCAGGTATGGCAAGGTAGGTTCGACCAGGCACACGAGACCGTTGCCACCGCGCGTCGACTGCTGGCTCCCGATCCCACGATCCTGTGGCACGACGACGCGCACTGGGCAGCGGGCCTGTTGTCGCTGTGCACCGCCGACCCGGCCGAGGCATTGGGACACCTGCTGAAAATGACCGGGCACAGGACATCCCAGCGGTGGGCCGTCGCTGATCTCGCCGAGGCCGCGGCCGGCAGTGACCGCGCCGAACTGGTGCGACCGCTGCTCGCCGACATCGAGGATCAGGCCCGACAGCTGGGGACCGGCCTGGAGTTGATGCTCGCGCATCGCGCACACGCACTGTTGGCTCAGACCGATGACGAGGCACAGGACCATTTTCTGGCAGCTCTGGCCGCCGGCGATGACGCGGATGCCGAACTCGAAACGGCCCGAACGCATCTGGCATATGGGCAATGGCTGCGCAGACAGCGCCGGATCACCGAGGCGCGCACCCACCTGTCGTCGGCGCTGGCCGCATTCGACGCCGCCGGCGCGGCACCGTTCGCCGACCGGGCCGCCGCCGAGCTGCGTGCTGCAGGCGTGGCCACGCCTGCCGGGACTCCTCGTCAAGACCCGGCTTCCAGCCTGACCTCCCAAGAACTTCAGATCGCTCAGTTGGCCGCCGCAGGGCTGACCAACAGGGAGATCGCCGACCGCATCTACGTTTCACACCGAACCGTCGCGGCCCACCTCTACAAGATGTTCCCCAAGCTCGGCATCACCAACCGCAATCAGTTACACACCGTGTTGGGCCAACAACAATGA
- a CDS encoding isochorismatase family protein, which yields MPTPRRALVLVDVQQEYFDGPMQVQYPPRQDSLARILTAIDSAVEADIPVAVIQHDAGEDSPVYNPSKPGFALHPEISGRQKDTWKHLVKTNSSVFLNTDLVDWLTSRGVDTVTLVGYMTNNCVLASSADSERVGVDIEVLSDATGAINLANAGGSADAETVHRTLLALLASNWASVATTAEWVEAVANSNVLDKSNLYESAVNGALATAN from the coding sequence ATGCCCACACCCCGCCGCGCGCTGGTACTCGTCGATGTGCAGCAGGAGTACTTTGACGGCCCCATGCAGGTCCAGTACCCGCCTCGCCAGGACTCTCTGGCAAGGATCCTGACTGCAATCGACAGCGCGGTCGAGGCGGACATTCCGGTTGCGGTCATCCAGCACGACGCCGGCGAGGACTCTCCCGTCTACAACCCGTCAAAGCCCGGATTCGCCCTGCATCCCGAGATCTCCGGGCGCCAGAAAGACACTTGGAAGCACCTCGTCAAGACCAATAGCAGCGTTTTCCTGAACACGGATTTGGTGGACTGGCTGACGAGCCGAGGCGTGGACACCGTCACTCTCGTCGGGTACATGACCAACAACTGCGTCCTGGCCTCCTCCGCAGACTCCGAAAGGGTGGGGGTCGACATCGAGGTGCTCTCCGACGCGACCGGAGCCATCAACCTCGCCAACGCGGGTGGATCAGCTGACGCCGAAACGGTCCATAGGACCCTGTTGGCGTTGCTGGCATCGAACTGGGCTAGCGTCGCTACCACCGCCGAATGGGTTGAGGCCGTTGCCAATTCCAACGTCCTGGATAAGAGCAACTTGTACGAGTCTGCTGTGAACGGCGCCCTGGCAACGGCGAACTAG
- a CDS encoding RNA polymerase sigma factor, producing MLRAYAGFHRYRDGTYLRAWLLRIMTNVWISAYRTARVRPEEIASEAINDARMSAAGQQSALVSAPVES from the coding sequence CTGCTCAGGGCATACGCGGGGTTCCACCGGTATCGGGATGGCACTTACCTGCGAGCGTGGTTGCTCAGAATCATGACGAACGTCTGGATCAGCGCATATCGCACTGCGAGGGTACGGCCTGAGGAGATTGCGTCCGAAGCAATAAATGACGCCAGAATGTCGGCAGCGGGGCAACAGTCAGCCTTGGTGTCGGCTCCGGTTGAATCCTGA
- the istB gene encoding IS21-like element helper ATPase IstB gives MPAKRTSSAPGDADKLIAHQARLLKAPRIAAHYHRLAEQGRDAGWTLEDYLGAVLAVESNARAESGARQRIRYAGFPAIKTITDFDFTAQPAIDRAQIARLEAGGWLSEARNIVLLGPPGTGKTHLATALAIAAAHAGHRVAFAPATGWITRLAEAHRTNRLEAELRKISRYGLIVIDEVGYIPFDTEAANLFFQLVSTRYEKSSIILTSNLPFSRWGQVFGEATIASAMIDRIVHHADVIALKGASYRIKHTPIDTLPSVEADRQADSTP, from the coding sequence ATGCCCGCCAAACGCACCTCGTCGGCACCGGGTGACGCTGACAAGCTCATCGCCCACCAGGCCCGCCTGTTGAAAGCTCCACGGATCGCCGCGCACTACCACCGGCTGGCCGAGCAGGGCCGCGACGCCGGCTGGACACTGGAGGACTACCTCGGTGCCGTGCTGGCAGTCGAATCCAACGCCCGCGCTGAATCCGGTGCCCGCCAACGCATCCGATACGCCGGATTCCCCGCGATCAAGACGATCACCGACTTCGACTTCACCGCCCAACCCGCCATCGACCGCGCCCAGATCGCCCGCCTGGAAGCCGGCGGCTGGCTGTCTGAAGCTCGCAACATCGTGCTGCTCGGCCCACCCGGAACCGGCAAGACACATCTGGCGACAGCGTTGGCGATCGCCGCCGCACATGCCGGGCACCGCGTGGCATTCGCCCCGGCCACCGGCTGGATCACCCGGCTGGCCGAAGCGCACCGCACGAACCGCCTCGAGGCCGAACTGCGCAAGATCAGCCGATACGGACTCATCGTGATCGACGAGGTCGGCTACATCCCCTTCGACACCGAAGCGGCCAACCTGTTCTTCCAGCTCGTCTCCACCCGATACGAGAAATCGTCGATCATCCTGACCTCCAACCTGCCGTTCTCCCGCTGGGGCCAGGTCTTCGGAGAGGCCACCATCGCCTCAGCGATGATCGACCGGATTGTCCACCACGCCGACGTCATCGCACTCAAAGGCGCCAGCTACCGCATCAAACACACCCCGATCGACACACTGCCCTCCGTAGAAGCCGATCGTCAGGCAGACTCAACCCCGTAA
- a CDS encoding alpha/beta fold hydrolase, with protein MPYFKGSDGAQLYYKDWGTGPAVVFSHGWPLSADAWDVELKLLADNGFRAIAHDRRGHGRSEQTWSGNDMDTYAADLAALINGLGLSDVVVVGHSTGGGEVVRYAARHGAGRVRKVITVGAVPPVMVASAENPEGTPLLVFDDIRARVLDNRSAYWRELAVAFHGFNRDGATVSQGLIDHFWLQGMQAGLASAYDCVTAFSETDLTEDLRALDVPILIAHGDDDQIVPIHDAASKSIELVRYGTLRVYPGAPHGIHGDYQQQLDRDLLDFIRS; from the coding sequence ATGCCGTATTTCAAGGGCTCCGACGGGGCGCAGCTGTATTATAAGGACTGGGGAACCGGGCCGGCGGTGGTCTTCAGTCATGGCTGGCCGCTCAGTGCCGACGCGTGGGATGTGGAGCTGAAACTCCTCGCCGACAACGGTTTCCGTGCCATCGCCCATGACCGGCGGGGGCACGGCCGGTCCGAGCAGACGTGGTCTGGCAATGATATGGACACCTACGCCGCAGACCTGGCGGCCCTGATCAACGGACTCGGATTGTCCGACGTCGTCGTTGTGGGGCATTCCACCGGAGGTGGCGAGGTGGTGCGGTACGCGGCGCGCCACGGCGCAGGCCGGGTGCGCAAGGTGATCACCGTCGGCGCGGTACCACCGGTGATGGTGGCATCAGCGGAAAACCCTGAGGGCACACCGCTGTTGGTGTTCGACGACATCCGGGCCCGCGTCCTGGACAACCGATCCGCGTACTGGCGGGAACTCGCGGTGGCGTTCCACGGTTTCAACCGGGACGGTGCCACCGTCTCCCAGGGACTGATCGACCATTTCTGGCTCCAGGGCATGCAGGCGGGGCTCGCATCGGCGTACGACTGTGTGACGGCGTTCTCGGAGACCGACCTGACCGAGGATCTGCGGGCCCTCGACGTGCCGATCCTGATCGCCCACGGTGACGACGATCAGATCGTCCCGATCCACGATGCGGCGTCGAAATCGATTGAGCTGGTGCGGTACGGCACCTTACGTGTGTATCCGGGCGCCCCCCACGGTATTCACGGCGACTATCAGCAGCAGTTGGATCGCGATCTGCTCGACTTCATTCGGAGCTGA
- the istA gene encoding IS21 family transposase yields the protein MEDWAEIRRLYRSEKLSQAAIARQLALSRNTVAKALRSEAPPRYERRRAPMSAWAQVEMAVRALLDQFPTMPATVIAQRVGWTGGHSWFAENVARIRPEYAPADPCDRLVHLPGEQVQCDLWFPGGLVPDHAGVLRSFPVLVMVAAHSRFIAAMMIPSRVTGDLLAGMWRLLQDIGAVPRSLLWDNESGIGQRGRLAEGVTGFCGVLGTRLIQTRPYDPESKGLVERANGYLETSFLPGRTFTCAADFNAQLWAWLATIANRRTHASTGLIPLDALAADRAAMVALPPVAPTTGTTVTTRLGRDYYVSCGGNAYSVHPEVIGRMITVTTSLDRITAHCGDRLVADHERLWGSSGLAADPSHVAAAAVLREQFRTRPVAGAHLAIDVEVEIADLSAYDTRFGTGEVA from the coding sequence GTGGAGGATTGGGCGGAGATTCGCCGGCTTTATCGGTCGGAGAAGCTGTCGCAGGCTGCGATCGCGCGGCAGTTGGCCCTGTCACGAAACACGGTGGCCAAGGCGCTGCGGTCCGAGGCGCCGCCACGGTATGAACGCAGGCGGGCTCCGATGTCGGCGTGGGCGCAGGTCGAGATGGCGGTACGGGCCCTGCTGGATCAGTTCCCGACGATGCCGGCAACGGTGATCGCCCAACGGGTGGGCTGGACCGGTGGGCATTCCTGGTTCGCCGAGAACGTGGCGCGGATCCGCCCGGAGTACGCCCCGGCCGATCCGTGTGACCGGTTGGTGCATCTGCCCGGTGAACAGGTGCAGTGCGATCTGTGGTTCCCCGGTGGGTTGGTTCCCGATCACGCCGGGGTGCTGCGGTCGTTCCCGGTGTTGGTGATGGTCGCGGCGCACTCGCGGTTCATCGCGGCGATGATGATCCCGTCGCGGGTGACCGGGGATCTGCTGGCCGGCATGTGGCGGCTGCTCCAGGACATCGGTGCAGTGCCTCGATCACTGTTGTGGGACAACGAGTCCGGTATCGGTCAACGCGGCCGCCTGGCCGAGGGAGTGACCGGCTTCTGCGGCGTCCTGGGAACCCGGCTGATCCAGACCCGACCGTATGACCCGGAGTCCAAGGGCCTGGTGGAACGGGCCAACGGTTACCTGGAAACGTCGTTTCTGCCCGGCCGGACGTTCACCTGTGCGGCGGATTTCAACGCGCAGTTGTGGGCGTGGTTGGCCACCATCGCCAACCGCCGCACCCATGCCAGCACCGGCCTGATTCCCCTCGACGCACTCGCGGCGGACCGGGCGGCGATGGTCGCATTGCCACCGGTGGCCCCGACAACCGGCACGACGGTCACGACACGGTTGGGTCGCGACTATTACGTCAGCTGCGGCGGTAACGCGTATTCGGTGCATCCGGAGGTGATCGGCCGGATGATCACCGTCACTACCAGTTTGGATCGGATCACCGCCCATTGCGGTGACCGCCTGGTTGCTGATCACGAAAGACTCTGGGGCAGTTCGGGTCTGGCTGCCGATCCGAGCCACGTGGCAGCCGCGGCCGTCCTGCGTGAGCAGTTCCGCACCCGACCTGTCGCCGGTGCACATCTGGCGATCGACGTCGAGGTGGAGATCGCCGACCTGAGCGCCTACGACACGCGGTTCGGGACCGGGGAGGTCGCCTGA
- a CDS encoding winged helix-turn-helix transcriptional regulator, whose protein sequence is MRTDPWSDDACPIARTMAVLGQRWAILIIREALLGRSRFSEFREQLGVASDVLSARLAELVAAGILEVEDYQEPGERTRSRYVLTDAGHDLVTVLAALGQWGRKHRATTKRSGYRFIEKSTGEHALVVFRRHDGIGVPTPDVTLIDALSSE, encoded by the coding sequence ATGCGCACCGACCCATGGTCCGACGACGCCTGCCCGATCGCCCGCACGATGGCGGTGCTGGGGCAGCGCTGGGCCATCCTGATCATCCGCGAGGCATTGCTGGGCCGGTCCCGGTTCTCCGAATTCCGCGAGCAGCTCGGGGTGGCCTCCGATGTACTCAGTGCACGACTGGCCGAGCTGGTGGCCGCCGGCATCCTGGAGGTCGAGGATTACCAGGAGCCCGGCGAGCGCACGCGCAGTCGCTACGTACTCACAGACGCCGGACATGATCTGGTGACGGTGCTCGCCGCGCTGGGGCAGTGGGGTCGCAAACACCGGGCCACCACCAAACGCAGCGGCTATCGGTTCATCGAGAAATCCACCGGCGAGCATGCACTGGTGGTCTTCCGGCGGCACGACGGCATCGGTGTACCCACCCCTGACGTGACCCTCATCGACGCGCTCAGCTCCGAATGA